Part of the Coprothermobacter sp. genome, TTCGACCCGTCGAGACCGATGACGCGCATACAATTCATCGTGTGTCTGATGGCGCCCGCAGGGGATGTGGGGTCGCTTCAACTGCCGTTCGCGGACGTGGCCGAAGATGCGTTCGGCTGGCGTGAGGCGTCGGCGGCATATGCCCGTGGCATCGCGGTCGGAACACTGGAGTCGGGCATCAGGAGACTGCGACCGGATGACCCAATAACGCGAGCCGAGGCGGCAACTCTCATCGACCGCTTCCTGGCCCTGCATCAGGAGTAGGGGGGAAGCCAGCCGTTACTGGAGACTGTTACAGAAACGGAACCGTCCCGAACTGTAACAGTGTTACACTGTGGGACGGTTCCAAAAGTGTAACACTCTCGCGGCAAGGCACATTCGCAGCCCGACCTCCCCTGTTGCAACACCCCGATGTCGATGACATCGGGGTGTTTGTCGTGCTACTTGCGCTCAGACACGAGCTTCTCGAGGGGCTCGACCCAGCGGGTGCGCATGAAGTCGAAGCCCTTCTGCCAGAAGGCCTTGTCGCGTGGGTCGATGCCGGCCAAGCCAAGGATCTCGGCAGGGGTCATGGCGCTGCCTGTCTCAAGGATGCGGTAGTAGACGGGCTTGAACTTCTCGCCTTCCTCCAGGTACTTCTGGTACAGTGACAGCACGACGAGTTGCGCGAAGTTGTAGGCGTAGACATAGAAGGGCCACAAGAACATGTGCTGGACGATGGTCCATTCCATGTCGTAGTGTGCGGGGATGGAGACGGAATCGCCAAACATGTTGGCCAGCTCCTCGTGGTAGATGGAGCGGAGCTCATCGGTGGACAGCTGATGGTCGGCGATGAGGCCGTGCGTACGCGTCTCGAACCGGTGGAACATGTTCTGACGGAAGGTCGTGGCGAAGGCCGACTCCAGCTTGGAGCAGTAGAGGGCGATCTTCTCCTCGGGGTCCTTCATGCGGCCCAGCAGGTAGTCGGTGACGAGCATCTCGCCAAAGACCGAGGCCACCTCGGCGAGGGGCAGAATGGGGTCGCGGTTGACCGCAGTCTGCTTGGCCGAGAGGATGCCGTGCATGCCGTGTCCCAGTTCGTGCGCCATGGCCTCCACGTCGTGGCTGGTCCCGGTGAAGTTGAGCATGACCCACGGATGCGCGCCGGGGAGATTGAAGGTGCAGAAGGCTCCACCCGTTTTGTTGGGCAGAGCGCGGCCGTCGATCCAGTTCTTGTCGAAGAACTCCTGGATGATGTCATGTGCCCGCCGGTCGAACTTGGCATACGCATCCAGGACGATAGTCTTGGAGTCGTTCCACGTGTATGTGTGGGGTTTGGCACTGATGGGCGCGTAGATGTCCGCCAGCGTAAGCTTCTTGCTGTTCAGAAGGCGCGCCTTGAGGGTGTAGTACCGCTCGACGATATCGACGTTGTCCCTGGTGACGTCGGACAGCGTGTTGACGATCTCTGCGTCCAGCTCGTTCTCCAGGTTGCGCATGCCCATCGGTTCGTCCACGTGGCGCAGCTCGCACTCGATCTGGTGGTCCTTGAGCAGGGTGTCGAAGACGTTGGTAATGACGAGGCTGTTCTCGGCGTACTTGCCAAAGTACTGTTTCATGGCACGTGTGCGCAGACGCGAGTCGGTGCTTTGCCGCAGTGAGCGGATCTGCTCGCCGTTCATGATCTTGCGCTCGCCCTTCACGGTGACGATGTACTTGAACGAACTCGTGAGCTCCTGGTAGATGCGCTGAACGGCCAGCTTGCCTGTCAGGTCTCGCTTGCTGAGCAGCATCTCTTCTTTCTCGCTGAGGAGGTGTTCTCTCCGCTTGCGCAGGAACAGCAGGTAGTGGCGGTAGTTGTCCAGTGCCTTGTCGGCGACAAGGTGTGCAAAGATTGCCTCGTCCATCTGGCCCAGTTCGATCGGAAAGAACACGAGCGTATTGGCAATGTCGCTGCCCAGTTCCTGTGCCTTCATGACCAGGTTTTTGGCGCCCTCGTCCAGGTTGTCGGTCGTGAGCATGAGTTCGGCGTACTCGCCGATCCGGCCAGTCGCGGAACTGATACGCTCTTCTTCGACCATGAACTTCCTGAGTTCAGCCGGGGTGACCTTGCCGGCTGCGACCCTGCCGCGGTGCTTCGCAGCGAGGGCGGTGGCGTCCCGTCGTACCGCCTTCATATCGCGTGCGATGCGCGGATCGTCAAGGCTCGCATACAGGGCACTCAGGTCCCATATGACGTTCTCCGACCCCAGTTTCGCTGCTTTCATTGATTCCTCCTTAAGGGTATGTTTGTTCGGACACCTTATGATATCACACAATACCGGCGCCTCAATGCTCCAATTCTCATTCCCGCCGTCCTCTCCGTCATTCCCGCGGATGCGGGAATCCAGTCCTTTTGTTGAAGGGTTCAGTCAAGGTGTAACAGTCTCGGAGAAAACGGAACCGTCCCGAGAATGTTACAACAACTACGGCTGTCCCCTGTTACACTGTTACATCCGTCATTCCCGCGCATGCGGGAATCCAGTCCTCTTGCTAACGGGTGCAGCGAGAGCGTAACAGTCTTGGAACCGTCCCGAGAATGTTACAACAACTACGGCTGTCCCCTGTTACACTGTTACACCCTGTTACAGATGTGAGGTGGCGGTAGGGCACAACGCAGCTATACTGATGCAGCGCACGAAGACGGGGCGCATGCTTGATCCGAAGGGAGTGTTGACTGTGGAAAACGATGGTGAAACGATCTCGAGGGTTGCGGCGAAGCGACCCGAGAATACCCCGCGTCAGGCGGCATTCTGGAAGGTCTCGGGCTCATTCCTCTCGAAGGTGCTGGGGTTTCTGCGGGACATCCTTGTGGCGAAGATCTTTGGTGCCACCTACATCGTGGACGTTGCCCAGCTCGTCGAGAGTGTGATCCTGAACATCGTCAGCTTCGTCACGTCTCCCATCTCGATTCCACTTGTCCCCGAGCTGACGCACGCTCGCTTACAGAGCGAACGCGACTACCGTGGTCTCCTGAGCTCCGTGTTTGGCCTGTTTTCGATTGTCGGCCTGGTTCTCTTCACGGCGGTCGCTGTCTTCCCACGCACGTTCGTGACGCTGTTCAGTGGCGGGTTCAAGGGTGACGTCGAAGTCTACGCCGAGTACACGTACCGGTGGATGGCAGCTCTGTCATTGATTGTCGTCATCTCGGCGACCATGAAGACGGCGCTGGCCGTCAAGAAGGACTTCGTCCTGCTGTCGTTCGGCGACGTCCTCATGAATATGGTCGTCATCAGCGGACTGCTGTTCGGCGCGCGCCAGATGGAACTGCCTATCCTCAAGACCGGAGCGCAGCTTCTATCAGCGCTTGCGCTTTGGGCATACTTCGGGATTCGTGAGAAGTGGTTCATCCTGCCGCGGTACGGTCACTGGGACCCCAGGGTGAAGTCGCTGCTCAAACAAGCTGGCCCTCTGTTCATCGGCTCGGCGACGGACATGCTGCTGATTCTCATCGACCGGACGATGGCTTCCTTCCTCCCCGAAGGCTCGATTGCTTCGCTGGGGTACGCTCAGAAGATCTACCTTCTGCCACTTGGTGTCTGGGCGGTTCAGATTGCGGAGTCGTCGTATCCCTACATCGTCTCGGCGTTTGCCACGAGCGACGTGGCGAAGGCCTATCGACTGGCTCGTGGCTCCATCCAGCGTATCCTGTTCTTCGTCGTGCCCGCCGTGGCCGGCCTGCTGCTGCTTGCCCCGTCCATTGTCCGTGTCATCTACCAGCGGGGAGCCTTCAGCGAGGCAAACACGGCTCTCGTGGCGCGCGTTCTGCAGGGGTACATGGGTGTGCTGCTGTTCAGCTCGGTCCAATACATCGAGACCAGGCTCTTCTATGCCAGGCGCAATACCATGACCCCCATGTTTGTCAGCGTTGCCAGTCTGGGGATCAACGTCGCCCTCAACTACCTGTTTGGCTTCGTGTTTCATCTCGGCGCGTACGGGCTTGCCATTGCCTCGTCGATCGCCGCCTTTGTGAGCATGACGCTTATGTATCTTGTGTACCGGCGCATGTATGGAGCGGTCGACTATACCCTGATATTCCGGGACGTGCTGAAGATCGGTGGAGGCACACTGATCATGGCTGCCATGATTGTCGGCCTGCAGGCCCGAATCCACATCCTGCCACTCATCGCTGTCAGTTTCGCCTCGTACATGATGGTGACGGCGCTCCTGCGGGAAGACGAGGCGACGGGCTACCTGAGGATGGGCCGCAGGCTCCTCGCGCGCGTTGGCAAGAAGAGCTGATGCTCACGCCGTGATTTTGTGAGTTTGTCGATTTGCACTAAACTACTCTGTGGCGGCAGAGGCTGAATGCGTGCTGCGAAGGCAGCTGCGCCTGCGTCATGGGCACGCTGGACATGGAGAGGGAGGTTGAGATGACACGAAGGCCGCGAGGTGCTGAACCAGAGGTGATCGACGAGCCCAGGGAGAACGAGGATGTCCGTCACTGTGCTTCGCTGAATGCGTACGGCAGGTACCTGTACGGCCAGGGCAGGTGGGAAGAAGCGCGTGTCTTCTTCGTCAAAGCCTCGAACGTCCTGCCCGACGATGACGTGACGCGTAAGAACCTTGCCGTTGCCTCGAGTGCCTGCGGCTTGAACGATGAGGCCATCGAGATCCTCGCCGATCTGACGGCTAGACTCCCGAATGAGGCATCTCTGCACAACAGCTACGGCCTGGTGCTGCACAATGCCGGTCGCCTCCAGCAGGCGGGGATCGAGTTCGCCCAGGCAGCCGAGCTTGCCCCATCCGAGTACATCTATTGGCATCACAAGGGGACAAATGCTCTTGCCCAGCACAGGACGTCCGCTGCGATAGCAGCGCTGGCCCGTGCCATCGCTCTCCCAGGGGCCGCTCCTGTCTGCTACTACAACCTGGCGATGGCTCTGGGTGCGGCAGGCGAGACGGAACGCGCTACGATGTTCCTGCAGAAGGCGATCGCGCTGCGACCAGACGACCCCGGACTCCTTGTGCGTGCGGTTAAGATCATGAATGGTTGGGGGAGGCATGCCATGGCCATCGAGTGCCTGCAAGCGTTCACCCATGCGGGCAGGCGAAGTCGCGAGGTCGAGGCACTGCTCAGCGAACTGCTTGCTGACGGCTGATCGGGCTCATGCTTCAGGACGACGTCTGGTCATACTGCAGCTCCCTTGAGCTGCTGGCCCCTGGTACCCGTGTGGTCGTCGCCGTTTCGGGCGGGTCGGATTCGGTCGCGCTGCTGCGCCTTCTCTGCTCGCTGCGGGAAACCTGTCATCTCGACGTGATCTGCGCCCATTTCAACCATCAGCTCCGCGGTGCCGAGAGTGATGCGGACGAGGCGTTTGTGCGGGAACTGGCAGGTTCGCTGGACGTGCCCTTTGAAACAGGATCTGACAATGTGGGTGCGTATGCTCTGGAACACCACCTCGGCCGCGAAGAAGCAGCCCGGGAGCTGCGGCTTCGCTTTCTTCGCACGACGGCGCTCACGACGGGAGCTGCGTGCATTGCCACGGCTCACACGCGGGATGACCAGGCGGAGACGGTCCTGTTCCGGCTTCTCAAAGGGACCGGCTTGCGGGGGATGGCGGGCATCGCACCTCGGACAGGGATGTTCATCCATCCGCTGCTCGCAGTGTCAAAGGAACAGCTTCAGAGCTGGCTGAGGGCGCAGGGTTTCGTCTGGCGCGAGGATTCCTCCAATGCGGATGCGCGGTATGAGAGGAACTTCCTCCGCGCGAGCGTGATCCCGCTGATCGAGAGTCGGTTTCCTGCCGCGAAGACGGCCGTCTCCCGAACGGCGAACATCGCACGTGCCGCATGTGAGTTGTTCGAGCGGCAGACCGAGCAGGTGACGGACAACATCGAGATCCTGGAAGCGGGCGACGGGAGGCATCCAGGCGCGTTGCGCCTTGCCAAGGCGGCACTTGTGAGCCTGCCTGACCCCTTACTGCAATATGCGCTCGAGGAGGTGTTTGCGACGTCAGGCGTCGGTCCCAGTTTCGAACGGCTGACGCGGAGTACTCAGGCTATACGGAGCGGCAGGACGGGCATGCGCGTAACGCTGGATGACCGTGTGACGCTGGAGGTGGGTTACCAGCACGTTTATGTCTACGGCGCCGCGTTTACCGGCCGTGTCCTCGAACCACAGGAGATAGGAACGTTCCCCACAACAGTCGACTGGTTCCGGAGACGCCTGACCTTCGAGGGGAAGACGCCTGCGGACCTTCCGTCGGACCTTCGGGACGTTGGTCCGAAGGAAGTATGGTTCGACCTCGACGCAGTGCGATTGCCGCTCTCGGTACGCCACGCGCGGCCCGGGGACCGCATGACGACGTTTGGGGGACATCGACGCAAGCTGCAGGACCTGTATGTCGACGCAAAGGTAGACCGGGTGCTCCGGGCGCGGCGGCCGGTGGTGTGCGATGCAGATGGCATCATCTGGGTGCCCGCCCTTGCCCGCAGCGCCACAGGAGTAGTGACAGCAGAGTCGCGCCGCTTCCTGCGCATTGTATACTATAGTTCACAGTGCTAAGTTGTCTCACAGTGGGAGCGGGGTAGAATACATGGACATGAGAGACGATATACTAGAAGTTCTGGTCTCGACCGAGGAAATCCAGAAACGCACAGCCGAGCTGGGGCAGCAGATAGGACGTGACTACGAGGGCAGGAACCCGCTGATGATCTGCATTCTGCGGGGCGCCGTCGTGTTCCTGTCCGACCTCATCCGCTCGGTGCCTGTTCACGTCATGGTAGACTTCATGGGCGTGAGCAGCTATGGCGGCACCAACATGGATAGCACGGGCGTCATCAAGATCACGCGTGACGTCGACGCCAACGTGGCGCACCGCGACATCATCATTGTCGAGGATATCGTCGACACAGGCCTTACGATGAAGGCGCTGATCGATCTCATGAAGACGAGGGGCCCCAGCAGTATCGAGATCTGCACGTTCCTCTCCAAGCCGCAGCGCCGAAAGGTGGACGTGGACATCAAGTACTGCGGGTTTGAGATTCCCAACAAGTTCGTCATCGGTTACGGGCTGGACTACGACGAGAACTACCGGAACCTGCCATTCGTCGGTGTCCTGAAATCCGAGGTCTACGAGAAGAGAAAAGAGGAGAAAGGATAAGTGGCCAACCAGAAGAAGAATGCAGGCTCTAACCCGAATCTGCTGAAAGAGCTCATCGGATGGGCCCTTCTCTTTGCCGTGCTATGGGGCGCCTATTCGCTGTTCAGGCCTGCTGTGGCCCAGCCGGCGCAACTCACATATACCGATTTCGTGGCCAGGGTTCAGGCCGGAGAGGTCAAGGACGTCAAGTTCGAGATTTCGGACGTTGTCCAGACCGGTACGGGAACGCTGAAGGACGGCACCAAGTTCACGACCATCGCGCCCCTGTATGACGCCAGCCTGTATCCGCTGCTGGTCGAGAAGGGTGTGCAGGGGGACTTCAACAAGGCGCAGACGAGCATCTGGCTGACGCTGCTGGTCAATGTCCTGCCGTTTGTGCTCCTGATCGGGTTCTGGTTCTTCATGATGCAGCGCATGCAGGGCGGCCAGAACAACCAGGTGTTCAGCTTTGGGAAGAGCAAGGCCAAGCTGTTCATGGACAACCGCCCGCGCGTGACGTTCAAGGATGTTGCGGGTCTGGATGAGGCCAAGGAAGAGACAGGCGAGCTGATCGACTACCTCAAGAACCCCAAGAAATTCTCGGCAATGGGTGCCAAGATTCCCAAGGGCGCCTTGCTGGTCGGACCTCCTGGTTGTGGAAAGACACTGCTTGCGCGTGCGATCTCTGGCGAGGCCAAGGTGCCGTTCTTCAACGTGTCGGGTTCGGAGTTCGTCGAGATGTTTGTCGGCGTGGGCGCAAGCCGCGTCAGGGACTTGTTCGCACAGGCGAAGCAATATGCTCCATGCATTGTGTTCATCGACGAAATCGACGCCGTGGGGCGCCATCGCGGCGCAGGCATCGGCGGCGGCAACGACGAACGTGAGCAGACCTTGAACCAGCTGCTCGTCGAGATGGACGGCTTTGACGCGAATAAGGGCATCATCATCCTTGCGGCAACGAACCGGCCTGACGTTCTGGACCCGGCTCTGCTGCGTCCGGGCCGCTTCGATCGGCGCGTTGTCGTCGACCTGCCGGATGCCAAGGGACGAGAGGAGATCCTCAAGGTGCACGCTTCGGACAAGCCGTTTGCAATTGACGTCATGTTAGGCACGATCGCCAAGGAGACCGCCGGCTTCACAGGAGCCGACCTGGAGAACCTGCTGAACGAGAGCGCACTGCTTGCCGTCCGCAGGGGCAAGACGGATATCACGATGGAAGAGGTCGAGGAAGCCATCGACAAGGTCATCGCTGGACCACAGAAGAAGTCCAGAGTCATCAGCGCCGACGAGCGCCGGCGCATCGCCTACCACGAATCCGGGCATGCTGTCGTCGGCAAGGCTCTGGCCGCGCGTGAAGAAGTCCACCGCATCAGTATCGTGTCACGCGGTATGGCCCTCGGGTTCACGTTGCAGCTCCCCACAGAAGACCGGTACATGCGCACGAGCGAGGAGCTCCTCAGAGAAGTTGCCGGCCTGCTCGGCGGAAGCGCTTCCGAGAGACTCTTCCTGGGAAGCATCTCGACCGGACCTTCGAACGATCTCGAGCGGGCCACGGACGTCGTCCACCGCATGATCCGTGCGTATGGCATGAGCGAGAAACTCGGTCCCCTGACCTATGGCAAGACCAGTGACCTGGTGTTCCTTGGGAAGGAACTCAGTGAGGAGCGCAACTACAGTGAAGAGACCGCCCAGACCATCGACGCTGAGGCCAGACGCCTGGTTGAAGAGCAGTACCGCCGCGCGACCGAAGTCCTGGAGATGAATCGTGCCGTGCTGGAGAGTCTGGTGACTACCCTGCTGGACAAGGAGACGTTGCAGGGGCCAGAACTCCAAGAGGCGCTCAGGGGCGTCATCGACCTGACGGCGAGCACTGTGCACATTCAGGCGCCCGCTTCGCAGTCTGGTTCGCCGGTGAGCACGCAGCCTGCCTCATAGTCCGGACACAGAGATATCAGCAAGGCCCCAGCCGTCAGGCTGGGGCCTTTTCTTGTCCTGAACGCTCGTAGCGTTCTCAGGCGCGGTTGGCAGTGCCAAACAATTCGATCTTGCCGCGCACGCCATCCCTGATAGCCTGCAACTGTGGCTTTGCAAGATCCCGGAACCCAATGGCGTCCGGGTTCTGCTCGAACATCGCCTTGACGGCGAGGGCGGCTTTTTTCTGCAGGAAGGTTGCAATATTGATCTTGGTGATGCCTAGCTGGATGACCTGCCTGACATCCTCATCCACTGCGCCCGAGGCGCCATGCATGACAAGCGGGACAGTCGGCATGGCTTCGTGCAGCTTTCGGCAGAGTTCGACATCGAGATGGGCGGCCTGGATGGCCATGGCGTGGACCGTTCCAATGGAAACAGCCAGAGCGTCGACATGCGTATCAGCGAAGAAGCGAACTGCCTCGTCGACTGCGGTGTAGTGCATATCCTCGGCCTCGGCAGCTTCGCCGTCCTCGGACTTGCCGACCTTGCCGATCTCCGCCTCGACGGCCACGCCTACCTGGTGGGCGGCTTCGACGACCTGGCGCGTGATGGCGACGTTTTCGGCGTATGGCAGCGAGGAACCGTCAAACATGACGGAGCTGAACCCGGCACGCAGTCCTTCGACACACCGCAGGAAGCTCTTGCCGTGATCGAGGTGCACGACGACGGGAATGGCAACCTTGGCAGCGTAGTGACGGGCGATCATGCTCAGTTCTTCGAGCCCCGCAAAATCAGAGCTGCCCTGCGAGATCTGGAGGATGACAGGCGCCTTCATCTCAACCGAGATTTCGACGACAGCCTTGGCATATTCCAGGTTGTGGATGTTGTACGCGCCGACCGCGTAGTGGTTCGTGAGTGCGTCCTGCGTGACTTCTTTCAACGTTACCAGCATTGTGCCACCTCCACGTGGTTAGACAGCCTTGATGTATTTTCCGTAGCCGGCTCCTGCAGGAAACCACCCCGAACCGTCGTAGACCTGATTGCCGCGCACAAACGTCTGGCGGACCGCGCCTCGCAGCTCGCGCCCCTCAAAGGGCGTGTACTTGTTCTTGGCGTAGAGGTCCTGGGCGTGCACGGTCAAAGGCGCATTCAGGTCGATGCAGGCGAAATCGGCATCAGAACCGACTGCAAGGACGCCTTTCCGCGGGAAGAGGCCAAGACGCTTTGCCGGGTTGGTACTCATGATTTCGCCAAACCTATAGAGGTTCATGTCCCGGACCGTGCAGGCTTCGTGCAGCATCAGCGGCACACGGAGCTGAACGCCAGGCATGCCCGCATAGGCATTCCAGATATTGTCGGTGACCTTCTCCCGTGGGTAGATGCCGGCTGCATGGTCGGTCGTCACGTAGTCGATCGTCCCGTCCAGCAGCCCCGCCCAGAGCACCTCGTTGTCGTAGCGGTCGCGAAGAGGCGGCGTGCACTTGGCCAGACTGCCCAGGCGCACAAAGTCTTCCCGGTTGAGCATCAGGTAGTGCGGGCAGGTCTCAGCCGTGGCGTCGATGCCCTGACCCTTGGCCTGCCGGACAAGGTCGACTCCTGCGGATGTTGACATGTGGACGATGTGGACGCGCGTGTGTTCGCGCCGGGCGAGAGCAAGGACCGTCGAAACGGCGAGGGGTTCCGCATCGTAGGTGCGGCCGTCCTTGTATGCCAGAGGGTCCGAACGGCCCTCCCGCATGATCTTGTCGGTGTAGTACGTGGCAAGGAAGTAGTCCTCGGCGTGCACCGCCACCAGCATGTTGAAGTCGCGTGCAGCCTCGAAGAGCATCACCATCTGGCGCGTATCGAGACGCGGATAGGTCTGCATGCCCGAGATGGTATAAGCCTTGATGCCGACGACGCCCAGCTCCTTGAGTTCCGGCAGCAGTCGGCGGAAGGCGCCGCTGTCGATGAAGGTTGGGGTCGTTCCGCCCCAGAACGCGTAATCGACGTAGGCCTTGGACTCCACAGCCTTCATTTTTGTTCTGAAGTTGTCGGACGTGGTCACCGGCGGAAGCGACGTGCACGGCATGTCGACGATGGTCGTGACACCGCCCGCGGCAGCCCCCATCGTGCCGGTGCCGAAGTCCTCGCGTTCCGTGAAGCCGGGATCGTCGAAGTGGACATGGCCGTCGACCCCGCCCGGCATGACAAAGAATCCATGCAGGTCGGTTGCGGCGACTCCAGCAGGAGCAGGCTCACC contains:
- a CDS encoding cell division protein FtsH, whose translation is MLKELIGWALLFAVLWGAYSLFRPAVAQPAQLTYTDFVARVQAGEVKDVKFEISDVVQTGTGTLKDGTKFTTIAPLYDASLYPLLVEKGVQGDFNKAQTSIWLTLLVNVLPFVLLIGFWFFMMQRMQGGQNNQVFSFGKSKAKLFMDNRPRVTFKDVAGLDEAKEETGELIDYLKNPKKFSAMGAKIPKGALLVGPPGCGKTLLARAISGEAKVPFFNVSGSEFVEMFVGVGASRVRDLFAQAKQYAPCIVFIDEIDAVGRHRGAGIGGGNDEREQTLNQLLVEMDGFDANKGIIILAATNRPDVLDPALLRPGRFDRRVVVDLPDAKGREEILKVHASDKPFAIDVMLGTIAKETAGFTGADLENLLNESALLAVRRGKTDITMEEVEEAIDKVIAGPQKKSRVISADERRRIAYHESGHAVVGKALAAREEVHRISIVSRGMALGFTLQLPTEDRYMRTSEELLREVAGLLGGSASERLFLGSISTGPSNDLERATDVVHRMIRAYGMSEKLGPLTYGKTSDLVFLGKELSEERNYSEETAQTIDAEARRLVEEQYRRATEVLEMNRAVLESLVTTLLDKETLQGPELQEALRGVIDLTASTVHIQAPASQSGSPVSTQPAS
- the hpt gene encoding hypoxanthine phosphoribosyltransferase, whose protein sequence is MDMRDDILEVLVSTEEIQKRTAELGQQIGRDYEGRNPLMICILRGAVVFLSDLIRSVPVHVMVDFMGVSSYGGTNMDSTGVIKITRDVDANVAHRDIIIVEDIVDTGLTMKALIDLMKTRGPSSIEICTFLSKPQRRKVDVDIKYCGFEIPNKFVIGYGLDYDENYRNLPFVGVLKSEVYEKRKEEKG
- the allB gene encoding allantoinase AllB; protein product: MQLLFQNAQIAQPDGTLLAVDMLVTDGIIEKFSPARGEPAPAGVAATDLHGFFVMPGGVDGHVHFDDPGFTEREDFGTGTMGAAAGGVTTIVDMPCTSLPPVTTSDNFRTKMKAVESKAYVDYAFWGGTTPTFIDSGAFRRLLPELKELGVVGIKAYTISGMQTYPRLDTRQMVMLFEAARDFNMLVAVHAEDYFLATYYTDKIMREGRSDPLAYKDGRTYDAEPLAVSTVLALARREHTRVHIVHMSTSAGVDLVRQAKGQGIDATAETCPHYLMLNREDFVRLGSLAKCTPPLRDRYDNEVLWAGLLDGTIDYVTTDHAAGIYPREKVTDNIWNAYAGMPGVQLRVPLMLHEACTVRDMNLYRFGEIMSTNPAKRLGLFPRKGVLAVGSDADFACIDLNAPLTVHAQDLYAKNKYTPFEGRELRGAVRQTFVRGNQVYDGSGWFPAGAGYGKYIKAV
- the kbaY gene encoding tagatose-bisphosphate aldolase (catalyzes the reversible reaction of dihydroxyacetone phosphate with glyceraldehyde 3-phosphate to produce tagatose 1,6-bisphosphate; in enteric bacteria there are two D-tagatose 1,6-bisphosphate-specific aldolases: KbaY (also called AgaY), involved in catabolism of N-acetyl-galactosamine and D-galactosamine, and GatY which is part of the galactitol catabolism pathway); amino-acid sequence: MLVTLKEVTQDALTNHYAVGAYNIHNLEYAKAVVEISVEMKAPVILQISQGSSDFAGLEELSMIARHYAAKVAIPVVVHLDHGKSFLRCVEGLRAGFSSVMFDGSSLPYAENVAITRQVVEAAHQVGVAVEAEIGKVGKSEDGEAAEAEDMHYTAVDEAVRFFADTHVDALAVSIGTVHAMAIQAAHLDVELCRKLHEAMPTVPLVMHGASGAVDEDVRQVIQLGITKINIATFLQKKAALAVKAMFEQNPDAIGFRDLAKPQLQAIRDGVRGKIELFGTANRA
- the tilS gene encoding tRNA lysidine(34) synthetase TilS, encoding MLQDDVWSYCSSLELLAPGTRVVVAVSGGSDSVALLRLLCSLRETCHLDVICAHFNHQLRGAESDADEAFVRELAGSLDVPFETGSDNVGAYALEHHLGREEAARELRLRFLRTTALTTGAACIATAHTRDDQAETVLFRLLKGTGLRGMAGIAPRTGMFIHPLLAVSKEQLQSWLRAQGFVWREDSSNADARYERNFLRASVIPLIESRFPAAKTAVSRTANIARAACELFERQTEQVTDNIEILEAGDGRHPGALRLAKAALVSLPDPLLQYALEEVFATSGVGPSFERLTRSTQAIRSGRTGMRVTLDDRVTLEVGYQHVYVYGAAFTGRVLEPQEIGTFPTTVDWFRRRLTFEGKTPADLPSDLRDVGPKEVWFDLDAVRLPLSVRHARPGDRMTTFGGHRRKLQDLYVDAKVDRVLRARRPVVCDADGIIWVPALARSATGVVTAESRRFLRIVYYSSQC
- a CDS encoding peptidase M3 — protein: MKAAKLGSENVIWDLSALYASLDDPRIARDMKAVRRDATALAAKHRGRVAAGKVTPAELRKFMVEEERISSATGRIGEYAELMLTTDNLDEGAKNLVMKAQELGSDIANTLVFFPIELGQMDEAIFAHLVADKALDNYRHYLLFLRKRREHLLSEKEEMLLSKRDLTGKLAVQRIYQELTSSFKYIVTVKGERKIMNGEQIRSLRQSTDSRLRTRAMKQYFGKYAENSLVITNVFDTLLKDHQIECELRHVDEPMGMRNLENELDAEIVNTLSDVTRDNVDIVERYYTLKARLLNSKKLTLADIYAPISAKPHTYTWNDSKTIVLDAYAKFDRRAHDIIQEFFDKNWIDGRALPNKTGGAFCTFNLPGAHPWVMLNFTGTSHDVEAMAHELGHGMHGILSAKQTAVNRDPILPLAEVASVFGEMLVTDYLLGRMKDPEEKIALYCSKLESAFATTFRQNMFHRFETRTHGLIADHQLSTDELRSIYHEELANMFGDSVSIPAHYDMEWTIVQHMFLWPFYVYAYNFAQLVVLSLYQKYLEEGEKFKPVYYRILETGSAMTPAEILGLAGIDPRDKAFWQKGFDFMRTRWVEPLEKLVSERK